The genomic region GATCGGAATAGAGGAAACCCTAAAAAGTTTCAGAGATTAAATTATTTTGGGGGAAAAGATAATAGCGTGATTGATAATTATATGGAatagttgagagagagagagagagagagagagagagagagagtttgggtgAGCCAGGTGGGGTTTTGAGTCGTTAATAGCCGAAACCACGTGTTGTTTGTGTATTTGTAAGGCCAAGGATATTCCACCATTAGTCTGTTTTCTGACTCGGTTTGGTGGGAAGGAAAAGGATACAATGTGGGTTGGGGTTTACGGTGGTGGAAGGTGGGTGGGTGATGGTGGCTAGTGGGTGTGGGTAGTGGTAGAGATGAGAGTGGAGATttcttcagagagagagagagagagagagagagagagtgtgtgtgtgtgtgtaaaaaccATAAGGCGTTaaatgaaaagggaaaagaaaaacccGAGGGAAAAAATTTAGGGCTAGGGGCAATTTAAGGCCTATTGCGTCGGGTCATTGGCTCGCCGCTATATCTAAGTTCAAAGCCGCTATAGGTCCCTTATTACGGCAGGTCATTGGCCCGCCGCTGTAGTTCGCCGCAATATACTAGaactattgcggcgggccaatAGCCCGCCGCAATAGTTCGTAATAGTTctggtctattgcggcgggtcaaAAACGCGCCGCAATAGGCTACTTATAGCGCCTTTTTTAGTACCCGCTGCAATAggcccgccgcaatagcccAGTTTTCTTGTAGTGTGTTAATGTTATTGGAATTCATGTAAGCCCACTATTAGTATCACTCTTCATATACTAATAATTATTCATCACATCAACAAtccataaaatttgttgtaaaaaaatttgtacataTTTCTAGTGCTActctaatatttttcataacttttGGTATAAAGAGCTATAATTAGGACAATATtacttttgcatttttttaacgCGTCATAACAAAGTATGTCATCACTCATCGAAGAGATAAAGGCCAAGCAGGTGGCCCGTTTAAAAGAAGTATGTGAAAATTATCTTGTTAATAGACTTCCTGGGTTTGAAATCAACTTAAAGAGAAAAAGGCCAAGCAGGTGGCCCGTTTACATCACTACAGTCTTACGACACTCGCCCAAATCCTGGCCTTGTTATATGTAACAAGGGCTGCATCTGGGCTGGCCTTAATTTAACACTAATGATTGTGGACAGTTGGTAATGAGACTCCCGGTCTCATCCATTCAGAATTATAGAACTGCTATTGAATGAGCTGAATGGAACTCAAATAAGTCTCAAAATTGATCTAATCTCGTTTCAAAGTAGCTACAAAGGTGGCTGCTTTTGTTATAGCGGTGGTTTTAGATAGatgaaactaaaataataatgatagcCCACTTGAGTATTCACACATGCAGAGAACCATGGAAAGCTATGGAGTTTGATCATTCTTTGTTATTAAAACATCTCATGCACAGGGTGCAATTTCAAAACTAGTACAAGATAACACACTGCAgataaatttacaaaacaatAATTCAAAAGATGCATcagaagaaaattaaattaaatacaaaagatAAGATGTGTTTAACTACCTCCAGAGTTATAATACATATTTATTCATAGTCATTTCACATATGCAGAAAGGAAAGCAACAGAAAGATTGACAAGTGGCACTTGATTGGCCATTGCTAAAGTAGACGTCGATGATTCTGAAACCGAAAGAAGGTAGATCGGACTATATCAACAAATAGGCGATACTTCAGCAACACGCATAAGATTGGCACAGAAGCAAATAAACCAATGACAACCAAGATCAATGGCAATTCCTGATGATTATGATTATCTGACCAAAAGGATGCAGAAAATGCAACCATCATGGCGGCAATTGAGATGAAAAGTGAAGCCACTCCAATCATCAACCTAACTGGTAACCATACAAGAAAGTCGTTGTATGAATAACGAGAGGTAAGGATGGATAAGAACATTACCAGGGATGTAGAAGAGCAAAATAATGCTATTGCACTTGAAACTGAAAAGACCCGAACAAGATTAGGACTATCCTTTAATCCATCAGCTTTTTCTCCAGGAAACATTATCAACCCAATTAGTATTGCAACCACCATAGAATACTCAGCTGTGTTCCTCATCCACTTCTCACCCTCCTTCCTTAACTCCTCGTGGTTTTTCGCAAATAAAACATACGGTGTATCCCCcttgttatttttcatttctttgaatGCAGGGCTTACAACCTTTTCCACCTCCTTCCATTACAAATCATAGGAAATATCACACGAGAGACTTGTTAgtccaaaactctaaaaattttTAGGTAGAAATTAAATCTATGTGGAAACAAGAGTGAACATTCTATGAATTGGTTCAACACATACTAATctaagaatataataagtaCCTTGAACCATAATATTTCTCGTTGCATTTGAAGAGCTGCTCCTGATATAGCATTCAGCTTCTCTTGAGGTGCCAATCCTGCAGCTAAATGCAAAATGTTGCTTCCATCTTCTTCTATTCTATCTATTATTAGATCTCCAATTGAGCCTATCTCATTAAGTATATTGAAGATGCTTTCATGGCGCTTCTCAACAGCAATATGAAATATGCTTTTACTGTTTCTTGTTTTCCATAATAAATCAAAGTCAAAACGAATAAGTTTAATCAAGAACTCAGTGTTGCCTACTTCTACTGCATCAAACAGAACATGTGAAATCACTGAGGTTTCGTTCAAATTCTCAACGTCATCTCCGTAAGCCTGAAGACATTTTTCAAACAGTTCATTGGCTTGAGATTGCTTTGAGTTTTCCTGTTTAAACTTCAACGCTGGAATTGAcagtgaaaaaagaaagtaattatTCCCCAATGAGTAATTAAAAGAATCGAATAGATCTAGAAAATAAGAGTGAAAGTGCTACTAGTCTTAGGTTCCATTCTAATCTTGTATGAATTAAGAATATTGTatcaattaagaaatttaatcaatctataaaaatattatcactaAATTCACTGAGCCAAGATATTGATTACACAAAAACACATTAATTTACATGAAAAATTGCTTTTCCATAACGGAAAAACTACTtgaaaaactccaaataaattctaaaattataaaatccaTATCTTCTTAAGTTTTATACCTAACTTTAGATCCAcacaaaatacaataatatctTCTCTCTAG from Castanea sativa cultivar Marrone di Chiusa Pesio chromosome 11, ASM4071231v1 harbors:
- the LOC142617282 gene encoding uncharacterized protein LOC142617282: MATKDFNSNDDEAVSIERGRLYRAALNGDWKSIKDIQKIQRKITKKGETTLHIAAAANQEEFVRNLLKTMITDNLTAENTVGNTALTYAAATGNVNIAMAMLEKNNQLPNLGSGIKPLYMAASLGHGQMANYLYSQTKETVREWDDKEQAKLFIACVRSGLYGVALQMLEDNSNLATAVNSNGETALHVLARDPSAFVSEIRPSLKFKQENSKQSQANELFEKCLQAYGDDVENLNETSVISHVLFDAVEVGNTEFLIKLIRFDFDLLWKTRNSKSIFHIAVEKRHESIFNILNEIGSIGDLIIDRIEEDGSNILHLAAGLAPQEKLNAISGAALQMQREILWFKEVEKVVSPAFKEMKNNKGDTPYVLFAKNHEELRKEGEKWMRNTAEYSMVVAILIGLIMFPGEKADGLKDSPNLVRVFSVSSAIALFCSSTSLVMFLSILTSRYSYNDFLVWLPVRLMIGVASLFISIAAMMVAFSASFWSDNHNHQELPLILVVIGLFASVPILCVLLKYRLFVDIVRSTFFRFQNHRRLL